In Phalacrocorax aristotelis chromosome 6, bGulAri2.1, whole genome shotgun sequence, one DNA window encodes the following:
- the NAA20 gene encoding N-alpha-acetyltransferase 20, translating to MTTLRAFTCDDLFRFNNINLDPLTETYGIPFYLQYLAHWPEYFIVAEAPGGELMGYIMGKAEGSVAREEWHGHVTALSVAPEFRRLGLAAKLMELLEEISEKKGGFFVDLFVRVSNQVAVNMYKQLGYSVYRTVLEYYSASNGEPDEDAYDMRKALSRDTEKKSIIPLPHPVRPEDIE from the exons ATGACGACGCTCCGCGCCTTCACCTGTGACGACCTTTTCCGCTTCAACAACAT CAACCTGGACCCGCTGACGGAGACC TACGGGATTCCCTTCTACCTGCAGTACCTGGCCCACTGGCCCGAGTACTTCATCGTCGCCGAGGCGCCCGGCGGGGAGCTCATGGGTTACA TCATGGGTAAAGCGGAAGGCTCTGTGGCTAGGGAAGAATGGCATGGACATGTTACTGCCCTCTCTGTTGCACCAGAGTTTCGACGgctgggtttggctgctaaacTGATGGAACTACTggaagaaatttcagaaaa aaagggTGGATTTTTCGTCGATCTCTTTGTGAGAGTATCGAATCAGGTTGCAGTAAATATGTATAAGCAACTAGGCTACAGTGTGTACCGGACAGTATTAGAGTACTACTCTGCTAGCAATGGGGAGCCAGATGAAGACGCTTATG ACATGAGAAAAGCTCTTTCCAGAGATACGGAGAAGAAATCAATTATACCTTTGCCGCATCCTGTGAGACCAGAAGACATTGAGTAA